A stretch of the Lactuca sativa cultivar Salinas chromosome 9, Lsat_Salinas_v11, whole genome shotgun sequence genome encodes the following:
- the LOC128129108 gene encoding uncharacterized protein LOC128129108 → MSVGAWNVRGLNKSVKQKEVIDVIRCNNLGICAVIESHVKILNLKSVCAKTFGQWDWISNNNSCEADLGMYLSFIYAASNYIERRLLWDNLKKHSLVVNREAWGLLGDFNVAIKPSEYSESCSRTPKGVEDFVDCLSFIEVEDLKSYGFQFTWNKTPMGNMGLLKKLDRVMVNQKFMSNHPLAHAVFKPYRNSDHCPAILNFPVTQKLKILKKHCREMCNKYWGAGKRIQKLRKDLECKQQDIDNNPFDCKIREEHANIFLDFNIACNDEEKILAQRAKIKWLQDGDNNSKFFHKIVKSKGINNRIQMVLNEDGRWVSGKAMIEKFVSHFNKFLGCKDDTDLSGLNDEFFPKKLDSRVAVDMIRVVTDEEIKLAMFDIDDNRAPGPDGYSSKFFKSSWSIVGPDVCKAVREFFGLCISKIIVNRIRNCLGDIVSNNQSAFIPGRSILDNILLAQELMVGYKKKRGTPKCTIKIDIQKAYDTVDWDFLNRVLQGFGFHPVMVKWIMACVSSPWFMLNFNGEDHGSFLWANGEIVKGKAKVKWLEICKPKEYGGLGIKNLRKWNDALLAKHVWNVVNNKNSLWVQWVRINYIGSRNFCDILQKKSMNWTWKRFLEIRNTVRPHVISCVGNGRNTSLWHDWWHPIGILCTIIPRREWISNGLSDSALVCDVLEFDSYSWPVEWVNKFPGLTEAPMFCIDSNLNDVVGWRDKGGICRKFSCKQVWNDLNNFGDIMPWFDLVWYNNCIPRNSFILWLAVLNRLKTQDRVRGWELAGNLLCPFCDNVPDSHSHLFFNCEYSSRIWKYFCSKVGLNLRTVEWNDLILMLSRMLKLKTGENLIIKCMIASCVSNIWRERNARLFGSSRISVEGVIASIENEIRLKLMGLRKRVKMINNKWWQLNKDDVINGIWWGYFGNKNMHKGIDGICHWLESLLLNHVTCTYGICCLDMILIEITQIENPRHKGEAKVGGGQ, encoded by the exons ATGTCTGTTGGTGCTTGGAATGTTAGGGGATTGAATAAATCTGTTAAGCAGAAGgaggttattgatgttattaGGTGTAATAACCTTGGTATTTGTGCTGTGATTGAATCTCATGTCAAAATCTTAAATCTCAAGAGTGTTTGTGCTAAGACTTTTGGGCAGTGGGATTGGATctctaataataatagttgtgaaGCTG ATCTTGgcatgtatttgtcttttatatatGCTGCTTCGAATTATATTGAAAGAAGATTACTTTGGGATAATTTGAAAAAACATAGTTTGGTTGTTAATAGGGAAGCTTGGGGTTTATTAGGTGATTTTAATGTTGCTATAAAACCTTCGGAATATTCTGAAAGCTGTTCTAGAACTCCTAAAGGAGTTGAAGATTTTGTTGATTGTTTGAGTTTTATTGAAGTGGAGGACTTGAAGTCTTATGGGTTTCAGTTTACATGGAACAAAACTCCTATGGGTAATATGGGGCTGTTGAAGAAGCTTGATAGAGTTATGGTTAATCAAAAATTTATGTCGAACCATCCTCTTGCTCATGCTGTCTTTAAACCATACAGAAATTCGGATCATTGCCCTGCTATTTTAAATTTTCCTG tgaCACAAAAGTTGAAGATTCTCAAAAAACATTGCAGGGAGATGTGTAATAAATATTGGGGAGCtggaaaaagaattcagaaattAAGAAAGGATTTGGAATGTAAACAACAAGATATTGACAATAATCCTTTTGATTGCAAGATTAGGGAAGAGCATGCTAATATTTTCTTAGATTTTAATATTGCTTGTAATGATGAAGAAAAGATTCTTGCTCAGCGTGCTAAAATCAAATGGTTACAGGATGGGGACAATAACTCTAAATTCTTTCACAAAATTGTTAAAAGCAAGGGTATCAATAATCGTATTCAGATGGTTCTGAATGAAGATGGTCGTTGGGTGAGTGGGAAGGCTATGATAGAGAAATTTGTGTCTCATTTTAATAAGTTTTTGGGATGTAAGGATGATACTGATTTGTCGGGCTTAAATGATGAGTTTTTTCCTAAAAAATTGGACAGTAGGGTGGCTGTTGATATGATTAGAGTGGTTACTGATGAAGAAATTAAATTGGCGATGTTTGACATAGATGACAATCGTGCCCCTGGGCCTGATGGGTATTCTTCAAAATTTTTTAAAAGTTCTTGGAGTATTGTTGGTCCAGATGTTTGTAAGGCTGTGAGAGAATTTTTTGGACTG tgtatcAGTAAGATTATAGTGAATAGAATTAGAAATTGTTTGGGAGATATTGTAAGTAATAACCAATCAGCTTTTATTCctggtagatctattttggacaaTATTCTTCTTGCTCAGGAGTTGATGGTGGGGTACAAAAAAAAGAGAGGTACCCCTAAATGTACGATAAAGATTGATATACAAAAGGCTTATGATACGGTGGATTGGGATTTTCTTAATAGAGTTCTGCAGGGATTTGGGTTTCATCCAGTCATGGTTAAATGGATTATGGCTTGTGTTTCTTCCCCGTGGTTCATGCtcaattttaatggtgaagatcATGG GAGTTTTTTATGGGCTAATGGTGAGATAGTCAAAGGTAAAGCTAAAGTTAAGTGGCTTGAAATTTGCAAACCTAAGGAGTATGGTGGGCTGGGAATAAAGAATTTGAGGAAATGGAATGATGCTTTACTTGCTAAACATGTTTGGAATGTGGTTAATAACAAAAATTCCCTGTGGGTGCAGTGGGTGAGAATCAATTATATAGGCAGCAGGAATTTTTGTGATATTCTGCAGAAAAAGAGTATGAACTGGAcatggaagagatttttggagataAGGAATACTGTTAGACCTCATGTTATTTCATGTGTGGGTAATGGGCGGAACACTtctttatggcatgattggtggcatccAATAGGTATCCTTTGTACTATTATCCCTAGGAGAGAGTGGATTAGTAATGGTCTTAGTGATTCTGCTTTAGTTTGTGATGTTCTTGAGTTTGATTCTTATTCATGGCCGGTTGAATGGGTTAATAAGTTCCCTGGATTGACTGAAGCTcctatgttttgtattgattctaaTTTGAATGATGTTGTTGGATGGAGGGATAAGGGAGGTATATGCAGAAAATTCTCATGCAAACAGGTGTGGAATGATTTGAATAATTTTGGGGATATTATGCCTTGGTTTGATCTTGTTTGGTATAATAATTGCATTCCTCGCAACTCTTTTATTTTATGGTTGGCTGTCCTGAACAGATTAAAAACTCAGGATAGGGTTAGAGGATGGGAATTGGCTGGTAACTTGCTGTGTCCTTTTTGTGATAATGTGCCTGATTCGCATAGCCATTTATTCTTTAATTGTGAGTATTCCTCTAGAATTTGGAAATATTTCTGCAGTAAAGTGGGGCTAAATTTAAGAACGGTTGAATGGAATGATCTTATTTTAATGTTGAGCAGAATGCTTAAACTGAAGACAGGGGAGAATTTGATCATTAAATGTATGATTGCTAGCTGTGTGTCTAATATTTGGAGAGAGAGAAACGCTAGACTTTTTGGTTCTAGCAGAATATCAGTTGAGGGGGTTATAGCTAGTATTGAGAATGAGATTCGTTTGAAGCTGATGGGATTAAGGAAAAGAGTTAAAATGATCAATAATAAG TGGTGGCAGTTAAATAAGGATGATGTTATTAATGGTATATGgtgggggtattttgggaataaaaatatgcacaaaggaattgacggaatatGTCACTGGTTGGAGAGTTTACTCTTAAATCATGTGACTTGTACCTATGGGATTTGCTGTTTGGATATGATCTTAATTGAGATTACCCAAATAGagaatcctagacat AAAGGCGAAGCAAAGGTTGGTGGTGGGCAATAG